The Sphingobium sp. JS3065 genome includes a region encoding these proteins:
- the mazG gene encoding nucleoside triphosphate pyrophosphohydrolase: protein MSSSSKASPADIMPLANVMARLRDPETGCPWDIEQDFASIAPYTIEEAYEVADAIERDDMAGLRDELGDLLLQVAFHSRMAEQSGHFALQDVIDAITEKMIRRHPHVFEEGTDRKDGHAQWEAIKAAERADKEPDASALAGVAIALPALLRAEKLQKRAARTGFDWPDTDGVIDKIEEELAEVKAADSPADREEEIGDLLFAVVNLARHWKVDPEVALRAANAKFDKRFRVMESLAGDGFTALSLDEKEGLWQQAKRQLKRP, encoded by the coding sequence ATGTCTTCCTCCAGCAAGGCGAGTCCCGCCGACATCATGCCGCTCGCCAATGTCATGGCGCGGCTTCGCGATCCCGAAACCGGTTGCCCCTGGGACATCGAACAGGATTTCGCCAGCATCGCTCCCTATACGATCGAGGAAGCCTATGAGGTCGCCGACGCCATCGAACGCGACGATATGGCGGGGTTGCGCGACGAGCTTGGCGACCTGCTCCTCCAGGTCGCCTTTCACAGCCGCATGGCCGAACAGAGCGGTCATTTCGCGCTGCAGGACGTGATCGACGCCATCACCGAAAAGATGATCCGCCGCCACCCGCACGTCTTCGAAGAAGGGACGGACCGCAAGGATGGCCATGCCCAATGGGAAGCGATCAAGGCGGCCGAGCGTGCGGACAAGGAACCCGATGCCAGCGCGCTCGCGGGAGTGGCCATCGCGCTGCCCGCCCTGCTCCGCGCCGAAAAGCTCCAGAAACGGGCAGCCCGCACGGGATTCGACTGGCCGGACACGGATGGCGTCATCGACAAGATCGAGGAAGAACTGGCTGAGGTGAAGGCGGCGGATTCCCCCGCGGACCGGGAGGAGGAAATAGGCGACCTGCTCTTCGCCGTCGTCAACCTCGCCCGCCATTGGAAGGTCGATCCTGAAGTCGCCCTGCGCGCCGCCAACGCCAAGTTCGACAAGCGCTTCCGCGTCATGGAAAGCCTGGCGGGCGACGGCTTTACCGCCCTTTCCCTCGATGAGAAGGAAGGCCTGTGGCAGCAGGCGAAACGGCAATTGAAGCGGCCCTGA
- the hflX gene encoding GTPase HflX translates to MAVFNRDSADEVSHGARAIVVRADVHGPERRDSDARLEEARGLALAIGIDVRAAQAFRVRDRKPATLFGSGQVDQIATLARMEEAELVIVDNALSPVQQSNLERATEMKVIDRTGLILEIFGERAATNEGRLQVELAHLDYQAGRLVRSWTHLERQRGGFGFLGGPGETQIEADRRMIRDRMAKIRRELDQVTKTRGLHRARRQRAPWPVIALVGYTNAGKSTLFNRMTGADVMAEDLLFATLDPTMRQIALPGLDKAILSDTVGFVSDLPTQLIAAFRATLEEVLSADLIVHVRDIAHPDSDAQRDDVIDVLSELGVAGEGALEAGEGQEPPPIIEAWNKLDLLDEEAAALAREAAARRADVVILSALTGEGVDALQRTISARLTSGAQVHALRVPLADGAATAWLHEHGEVIASRADGGDMLMEVRLSDSALARFLKRRAS, encoded by the coding sequence ATGGCTGTTTTCAACCGCGATTCCGCTGACGAAGTGTCGCATGGCGCACGCGCCATAGTGGTGCGCGCCGACGTCCATGGTCCGGAGCGCCGCGACAGCGACGCCCGGCTGGAGGAGGCGCGGGGCCTTGCCCTCGCCATCGGCATCGATGTGCGGGCGGCGCAGGCCTTCCGCGTGCGCGACCGCAAGCCGGCAACCCTGTTCGGTAGCGGGCAGGTTGACCAGATCGCGACGCTGGCCCGGATGGAAGAGGCCGAACTGGTCATCGTCGACAATGCGCTCAGCCCCGTGCAGCAAAGCAATCTGGAAAGGGCGACCGAGATGAAGGTGATCGACCGGACCGGATTGATCCTGGAGATTTTCGGGGAACGGGCCGCGACCAATGAGGGGCGGCTTCAGGTCGAACTGGCGCATCTCGACTATCAGGCGGGGCGGCTGGTGCGTAGCTGGACCCACCTTGAGCGGCAGCGCGGCGGCTTCGGTTTTCTGGGCGGCCCCGGCGAAACGCAGATCGAGGCCGACCGCCGGATGATCCGCGACAGGATGGCGAAGATCCGCCGAGAACTGGACCAGGTGACGAAGACCCGTGGGCTACACAGGGCGCGGCGGCAGCGGGCGCCCTGGCCGGTGATCGCGCTGGTCGGCTATACCAATGCGGGCAAGTCGACGCTGTTCAACCGGATGACCGGCGCCGACGTCATGGCCGAGGATCTGCTGTTCGCGACGCTTGACCCCACCATGCGGCAGATCGCCCTGCCGGGGCTGGACAAGGCCATATTGTCGGACACGGTGGGCTTTGTTTCGGACCTGCCGACGCAGTTGATCGCGGCCTTCCGCGCCACCCTGGAAGAGGTGTTGTCGGCCGATCTGATCGTCCATGTCCGCGACATCGCCCATCCCGACAGCGATGCCCAGCGCGACGACGTCATCGACGTGCTCAGCGAATTGGGCGTGGCTGGGGAAGGGGCGCTGGAAGCGGGCGAGGGCCAGGAGCCGCCGCCGATCATCGAGGCGTGGAACAAGCTGGACCTGCTGGACGAGGAAGCGGCGGCGCTGGCGCGGGAGGCGGCGGCGCGGCGGGCTGACGTCGTGATCCTGTCGGCCTTGACGGGCGAGGGGGTGGACGCTCTCCAGCGGACAATCAGTGCGCGGCTGACTTCGGGCGCGCAGGTTCATGCGTTGCGCGTGCCGCTGGCCGACGGCGCGGCGACGGCCTGGCTGCACGAACATGGTGAAGTGATCGCCAGCCGGGCGGATGGCGGGGATATGCTGATGGAAGTAAGGCTGTCGGATTCCGCGCTGGCGCGGTTCCTCAAGCGGCGGGCAAGTTGA